A DNA window from Micromonospora sp. NBC_01739 contains the following coding sequences:
- a CDS encoding vitamin K epoxide reductase family protein, translating into MSATMARRAAATARHRNFLARVTAWVLTLGGGIGLLAAGTLTVEKINLLADADYVPTCSINPILSCGSVMTTPQAAAFGIPNPLLGIAGFAVVTTLGVLLLARVRLPGWCWLGLQVGATLGVVFVHWLIYQSLYVISALCPYCMVVWVVTIAIFLYTTLRNLGAVAPASPLARLAGYHSLILVVWYLVIMLVILVRFWDYWSTLW; encoded by the coding sequence ATGAGCGCGACGATGGCCCGCCGGGCGGCGGCTACGGCGCGGCACCGCAATTTCCTGGCCCGGGTCACCGCCTGGGTGCTGACCCTGGGCGGCGGCATCGGCCTGCTGGCCGCCGGCACCCTGACGGTCGAGAAGATCAATCTGCTGGCGGACGCCGACTACGTGCCGACCTGCAGCATCAACCCGATCCTGTCCTGCGGGTCGGTGATGACCACCCCCCAGGCCGCCGCCTTCGGCATCCCCAACCCCCTGCTCGGCATCGCCGGCTTCGCGGTGGTGACCACCCTGGGGGTTCTGCTGCTGGCCCGGGTGCGGCTGCCCGGCTGGTGCTGGCTGGGTCTCCAGGTCGGAGCCACCTTAGGGGTGGTCTTCGTGCACTGGCTGATCTACCAGAGCCTCTACGTCATCTCGGCGCTGTGCCCGTACTGCATGGTGGTCTGGGTCGTCACCATCGCGATCTTCCTCTACACCACCCTGCGCAACCTGGGGGCGGTCGCGCCGGCGTCCCCACTGGCCCGGTTGGCCGGTTACCACAGCCTCATCCTGGTCGTCTGGTACCTGGTGATCATGCTGGTCATCCTGGTCCGGTTCTGGGACTACTGGTCCACCCTCTGGTGA
- a CDS encoding cation diffusion facilitator family transporter, whose product MGAGHDHGQQVLRAGEKHRGRLWAAFALLAVFMVVEAIGAWVTGSLALLSDAGHMFTDVLGIGMALAAITAASRGSRDGQRTFGLYRMEVLAALANAVLLFGVAVYVVVEAVRRFEEPPQVLVGPMLTVAVAGLLANIVAFLLLRSGSKESLNVRGAYLEVLGDLLASVGVIVAAVVIALTDWWYADPIIAVAVGVFILPRTLKLGRAALRVLVQAAPPHLDITEVRTELRGVAGVADVHDLHVWTLTSGMEVASAHLKLTAGADLGQVLSTARQVLHDRFAIEHATLQVEPQGAEDVCHGAHW is encoded by the coding sequence ATGGGTGCCGGACATGACCACGGCCAGCAGGTGCTGCGCGCGGGGGAGAAGCATCGTGGGCGGTTGTGGGCGGCTTTCGCCCTGCTGGCCGTCTTCATGGTGGTGGAGGCGATCGGGGCCTGGGTGACCGGTTCCCTGGCGCTGCTGTCGGACGCCGGGCACATGTTCACCGACGTGCTCGGCATCGGCATGGCCCTGGCGGCGATCACGGCGGCCAGCCGGGGATCCCGGGACGGCCAACGCACCTTCGGCCTGTACCGGATGGAGGTGCTGGCGGCGCTGGCGAACGCGGTGCTGCTGTTCGGGGTCGCCGTCTACGTCGTGGTGGAGGCGGTACGCCGGTTCGAGGAACCACCGCAGGTGCTGGTCGGCCCCATGCTGACCGTGGCCGTGGCGGGTCTGCTGGCCAACATCGTGGCCTTCCTGCTGCTGCGTTCCGGCTCCAAGGAGAGCCTGAACGTACGCGGGGCCTACCTGGAGGTCCTCGGCGACCTGCTCGCCTCGGTCGGGGTGATCGTCGCCGCCGTGGTGATCGCGCTGACCGACTGGTGGTACGCCGACCCCATCATCGCCGTGGCGGTGGGGGTGTTCATCCTGCCCCGCACCCTCAAGCTGGGGCGGGCCGCCCTGCGGGTGCTCGTGCAGGCCGCCCCGCCGCACCTGGACATCACCGAGGTACGGACCGAACTGCGCGGGGTGGCGGGCGTCGCCGACGTGCACGACCTGCACGTGTGGACCCTGACCTCGGGCATGGAGGTGGCCTCGGCGCACCTGAAACTGACGGCCGGGGCCGACCTGGGCCAGGTGCTCAGCACGGCCCGGCAGGTGCTGCACGACCGCTTCGCGATCGAGCACGCCACCCTCCAGGTGGAGCCCCAGGGCGCCGAGGACGTGTGTCACGGCGCGCACTGGTGA
- a CDS encoding DedA family protein: MDRILAVLAALPPLLVLALVFLLPALESSTLLGLFVPGEAVVLVGGVVAHLGGLPLWAVIIAATVGACLGDQVGYLVGRRYGPGVLAHAPALLRRRLDLDRARRLVARRGAVAVVTGRWVAVLRVLMPLVSGASGMPRRTFGWANLTGGLLWAAAVSTLGYLGSASYRYLERELGIGTYTLLALIVVLALLGSWRRHRRAH, translated from the coding sequence ATGGACCGCATCCTGGCCGTGCTCGCCGCGCTGCCTCCGCTGCTCGTACTGGCCCTGGTGTTCCTGTTGCCGGCCCTGGAGTCCTCGACCCTGCTGGGGTTGTTCGTGCCCGGTGAGGCCGTCGTCCTGGTCGGCGGGGTGGTGGCCCACCTGGGTGGGCTGCCGTTGTGGGCGGTGATCATCGCCGCGACGGTCGGGGCCTGCCTCGGCGACCAGGTCGGCTACCTGGTGGGTCGCCGTTACGGGCCGGGGGTGCTGGCCCACGCGCCGGCCCTGCTCCGTCGCCGCCTGGACCTGGACCGGGCCCGACGCCTGGTGGCCCGCCGAGGGGCGGTCGCGGTGGTGACCGGCCGTTGGGTGGCCGTGCTGCGGGTGCTGATGCCCCTGGTCAGCGGTGCCAGTGGAATGCCCCGGCGCACCTTCGGCTGGGCCAACCTCACCGGCGGGCTGCTCTGGGCGGCGGCCGTGTCCACCCTCGGCTACCTGGGTTCGGCCTCCTACCGCTACCTGGAGCGGGAGCTGGGCATCGGCACGTACACCCTGCTGGCCTTGATCGTGGTGCTGGCCCTGCTGGGCTCCTGGCGGCGCCACCGCAGGGCACACTGA
- a CDS encoding DsbA family protein: MTRNTRLTLAMILLVILVMIVGIAVNRNIGRPAASGAPVDKAVLVREDSHRLSTAPDGKVTLVEFLDFECEACRAVHPSITEILDTYQGRITFVVRYFPISSHPNAELAARAAQAAAEQGRFPQMYAALFDNQEQWGHQNTPQTDRFVGYARDLGLDVDRFRQDLDAPATARRVAADRADGETVGVRGTPTFFLNGRELTGVRTQSDMIAAIDAALAG; this comes from the coding sequence ATGACGAGGAACACCCGACTGACCCTGGCGATGATCCTGCTGGTCATCCTGGTCATGATCGTTGGGATCGCCGTCAACCGGAACATCGGCCGACCCGCCGCCAGTGGCGCACCGGTCGACAAGGCCGTACTGGTCCGCGAGGACAGCCACCGGCTCAGCACGGCACCCGACGGCAAGGTCACCCTCGTGGAGTTCCTCGACTTCGAGTGCGAGGCGTGCCGGGCGGTCCACCCCTCGATCACCGAGATCCTGGACACCTACCAGGGCCGGATCACCTTCGTGGTGCGGTACTTCCCGATCTCCAGCCACCCCAACGCCGAACTGGCCGCCCGCGCCGCCCAGGCCGCCGCCGAGCAGGGCCGCTTCCCGCAGATGTACGCCGCGTTGTTCGACAACCAGGAGCAGTGGGGGCACCAGAACACCCCGCAGACCGACCGGTTCGTCGGGTACGCCCGCGATCTGGGCCTGGATGTGGACCGCTTCCGGCAGGACCTGGACGCCCCGGCCACCGCCCGACGGGTGGCTGCGGACCGGGCCGACGGTGAGACCGTGGGGGTGCGGGGCACGCCTACCTTCTTCCTCAACGGCCGGGAGTTGACCGGGGTCCGGACCCAGTCGGACATGATCGCCGCCATCGACGCCGCCCTGGCCGGATGA
- a CDS encoding FAD-dependent oxidoreductase — translation MSLSAAQVFAALNAVRPPDEPSPFIDKAVVLGGSVAGLLAARVLADHAASVVVIDRDDLHLPGPRPGVPQGTQLHALLPGGFLHLERLFPGFRRLALAQGAIEAPPAARRTYLDGRLKVVVPDDADSLAGSRPLLEGLIRQQVLRLPNVKTVTARATGLLIEGDRATGVEYEVGGRLGVEQADLVVDAMGRSSRLSDWLEQAGWERPAMRRMNVQLNYATAVFRRRQDDPEHTVVMALNSYRRSPEVAGAAFFAIEEGRWMAMMAGYADNRPGRIPEDFLRRLREQFPPEFREVADSELLGEVQTYRHGDSRRRDFHTLRRFPAGLVPVGDAVASFNPVYGQGITAAALHAACLSTYLRPGPDLRQPAREFLALQQVVVDAAWSLSTSADLALPHVDGPYPRGYRLSSWVSRQIVNATITDVATARRFNEVVSMREHPDSLATPGVILGALRANLRAR, via the coding sequence ATGTCCCTCTCTGCGGCTCAGGTCTTCGCGGCGTTGAACGCGGTGCGGCCCCCCGACGAGCCGTCACCGTTCATCGACAAGGCGGTCGTGCTCGGTGGCAGTGTCGCCGGCCTGCTGGCCGCGCGGGTGCTGGCCGACCATGCGGCCAGCGTCGTCGTCATCGACCGGGACGACCTGCACCTCCCGGGCCCCCGGCCCGGGGTTCCGCAGGGCACCCAACTGCACGCCCTGCTGCCGGGCGGCTTCCTGCACCTGGAACGACTCTTCCCCGGGTTTCGTCGGCTGGCCCTGGCCCAGGGGGCGATCGAGGCACCCCCTGCGGCCCGACGCACCTACCTGGACGGGCGGCTGAAGGTCGTCGTACCGGACGACGCCGACAGCCTGGCCGGCAGCCGCCCCCTGCTGGAGGGGCTGATCCGGCAGCAGGTGCTGCGGCTGCCCAACGTCAAGACGGTCACCGCACGGGCGACCGGTCTGTTGATCGAGGGGGACCGCGCCACTGGAGTCGAGTACGAGGTCGGCGGTCGGCTCGGGGTGGAGCAGGCGGATCTGGTGGTGGACGCCATGGGCCGGTCCAGTCGGCTCTCCGACTGGCTGGAGCAGGCCGGGTGGGAGCGGCCCGCGATGCGGCGGATGAACGTGCAGCTCAACTACGCCACCGCCGTGTTCCGGCGTCGACAGGACGATCCGGAGCACACCGTCGTGATGGCCCTGAACAGCTATCGGAGGTCGCCGGAGGTGGCGGGGGCGGCCTTCTTCGCCATCGAGGAGGGCCGGTGGATGGCGATGATGGCCGGCTACGCGGACAACCGTCCGGGCCGTATCCCGGAGGACTTCCTGCGTCGGCTGCGCGAGCAGTTCCCACCGGAGTTCCGCGAGGTCGCCGACAGTGAACTGCTCGGCGAGGTGCAGACCTACCGCCACGGGGACAGCCGACGGCGGGACTTCCACACCCTGCGCCGCTTTCCCGCCGGGCTGGTCCCGGTCGGTGACGCGGTAGCCTCCTTCAACCCGGTGTACGGGCAGGGCATCACGGCCGCGGCCCTGCACGCCGCCTGCCTGTCGACCTACCTGCGGCCCGGGCCGGATCTGCGCCAGCCGGCCCGGGAGTTCCTGGCCCTGCAACAGGTGGTGGTCGACGCCGCCTGGTCGCTGTCCACCTCCGCTGATCTGGCCCTGCCGCATGTCGACGGCCCCTACCCCCGGGGCTACCGGCTCTCCAGTTGGGTCAGCCGGCAGATCGTCAACGCCACCATCACGGACGTCGCCACCGCCCGCCGGTTCAACGAGGTGGTGTCCATGCGTGAGCATCCGGACTCGCTGGCCACCCCCGGGGTCATCCTGGGTGCCCTGCGGGCGAACCTGCGCGCCCGGTGA
- a CDS encoding DMT family transporter, with amino-acid sequence MAYVFLLLAIAAEVTGTSLLKATEGFTRLWPTVGLAVSYLTAFALLAQAVKGIEVGVAYALWSGLGTAAIVAIGATVLGEPLTVTKVVGVGLIIAGVVLLNLRGAH; translated from the coding sequence GTGGCGTACGTCTTCCTGCTGCTGGCTATCGCCGCCGAGGTCACCGGCACGAGCCTGCTCAAGGCCACGGAGGGGTTCACCCGGCTGTGGCCGACCGTGGGGCTGGCCGTGTCCTACCTGACGGCGTTCGCCCTGCTCGCCCAGGCGGTCAAGGGCATCGAGGTCGGGGTCGCGTACGCCCTCTGGTCCGGCCTGGGCACCGCGGCGATCGTGGCCATCGGCGCGACCGTGCTGGGGGAGCCCCTGACGGTCACCAAGGTGGTCGGGGTGGGTCTGATCATCGCCGGGGTGGTGCTGCTCAACCTGCGCGGCGCGCACTGA